In Coregonus clupeaformis isolate EN_2021a chromosome 7, ASM2061545v1, whole genome shotgun sequence, one genomic interval encodes:
- the LOC121569184 gene encoding LOW QUALITY PROTEIN: NEDD8 ultimate buster 1 (The sequence of the model RefSeq protein was modified relative to this genomic sequence to represent the inferred CDS: inserted 2 bases in 1 codon), whose protein sequence is MAELHIQAKLVNILKQDTIQLRNPPHTTEDSEAGQQPLQVSEVASALESIRSQAGKSKTGDKTYRETCVELLLPKDLKKDAKKNNYLETKLDVPAQDIMDRITEQYGLKYIQLIFRGKTLTPEKRLDEQNVKNNSKIMVLLVSEPERKKQMVELEEKKRTQDQSVQRTQKGFQILSERDGTDDPAMTPFLEIADQKGNPLKIPHSKKKALILAMGFHEKGRXLMKKKQYDAALCHLVQADDQFGKCGSKLLSTVDNYAVLQLDIVWCYQALEALFCLDDSKQRLQRAEDCFLKCYGDRQQRLMKIKGNTGREEGLFLRLYLLQSILAHLCDNEHQATQKLKQAEDLYGRLCLDPGKMKELMDLGFSEQEARLGLRACHGIVNKAAQQITHRRQEREEMKRKESEKRRRRVEDLAILRELGYSKKDAAWALNQTDGDMDGAYRMLLDSTQAESAARTNSIELPIDQSRVEQEAAEDNQGVLPPELLSPSPASSLSEDPSTSSVSAGSGSQGEAPMDVDLVNEVLEDIPLHEEDYLDLTLEEEREVIAKIKSYLNKNCASSS, encoded by the exons ATGGCGGAGCTACATATTCAGGCAAAGCTGGTAAATATTTTAAAACAAGATACTATTCAGCTCAGGAACCCACCGCACACCACAGAAGACAGCGAGGCAGGACAGCAACCTCTTcag GTGTCTGAAGTGGCGAGTGCCTTGGAGAGCATCCGATCCCAGGCGGGAAAGAGCAAAACGGGGGACAAGACCTACAGAGAGACATGCGTGGAACTCCTTCTGCCTAAAGACTTGAAaaag GATGCCAAGAAGAATAACTATTTGGAGACTAAACTGGATGTCCCTGCACAAGATATCATGGATAG GATTACTGAACAATATGGACTCAAATACATTCAGTTAATTTTTAGAGGGAAGACACTGACTCCTG AGAAGCGTCTGGATGAACAGAACGTGAAGAACAACAGTAAGATTATGGTTCTGCTGGTGAGCGAGCCGGAGAGGAAGAAACAGATGGTGGagttggaggagaagaagagaaccCAGGACCAGAGTGTCCAGAGAACCCAGAAGGGCTTCCAGATCCTCTCAGAGAGAG atggcaccgatgacccagccATGACTCCATTCCTAGAGATTGCTGATCAGAAGGGGAATCCCCTGAAAATACCTCACAGTAAGAAAAAG GCTCTGATTCTAGCCATGGGGTTCCATGAGAAAGGCCG TCTGATGAAGAAGAAACAGTATGACGCTGCTCTGTGCCACCTGGTGCAAGCTGACGACCAGTTTGG TAAGTGTGGCTCCAAGCTCTTGAGCACAGTGGACAACTATGCAGTACTGCAGCTGGACATCGTGTGGTGCTACCAAGCCTTGGAGGCCCTGTTCTGCTTAGATGACAGCAAGCAGAGGCTGCAGAGGGCCGAGGACTGCTTCCTCAAGTGCTACGGAGACCGGCAGCAGAGGCTCATGAAGATCAAG GGAAACACCGGACGAGAGGAAGGGCTGTTCCTCAGGCTGTACCTCCTGCAGAGCATACTGGCGCACTTGTGTGATAATGAGCACCAGGCCACACAGAAGCTAAAGCAG GCTGAGGATCTGTATGGGCGTCTGTGTCTGGACCCAGGGAAGATGAAAGAGCTGATGGATCTGGGGTTCTCTGAGCAGGAAGCCCGTCTGGGTCTGAGGGCCTGCCATGGCATCGTAAACAAGGCCGCGCAGCAAATCACCCATAGGAGACAG gagagggaggagatgaaaCGGAAGGAGAGTGAGAAGAGGAGGAGGCGTGTGGAGGACCTGGCTATTCTCAGAGAGCTGGGTTACTCCAAGAAAGACGCTGCCTGGGCCCTCAATCAGACAGACGGAGACATGGACGGAGCCTACAGG ATGCTTCTAGATTCCACCCAGGCTGAGTCTGCTGCTAGAACCAACAGCATAGAGCTCCCCATAGATCAATCCAGGGTTGAGCAG gaggctgctgaggacaACCAGGGGGTCCTGCCCCCAGAgctgctctccccctctcccgcCTCCTCACTGTCCGAGGATCCCAGCACCTCCTCTGTGTCCGCAG GCTCTGGGAGCCAAGGGGAGGCCCCTATGGACGTGGACCTGGTGAATGAGGTGCTGGAGGACATCCCCCTACACGAAGAGGACTACCTGGACCTGaccctggaggaggagagggaggtcaTAGCCAAGATTAAGTCCTACCTCAACAAGAACTGTGCCTCCTCCAGCTAA
- the LOC121570452 gene encoding gamma-crystallin N-B-like, with translation MSQYSGKITFYEGKCFTGRQLEVRGDCDNFQDRGFMNRVNSIRVESGAFCCFDHPDFKGQQYILEHGEYPEFQRWNSHNDHMGSCKPIKMHGEHYRMELFEACNFSGQCVEICDDCPFLQSRGLSKNCINSIKVYGDGAWVMYEEPNFRGRMYIVERGDYCSHNEWQAQNPNIQSIRRVVNYF, from the exons ATCACCTTCTACGAGGGAAAATGCTTCACTGGCAGGCAGCTGGAGGTCAGGGGCGACTGCGATAACTTCCAGGACCGTGGCTTCATGAACCGCGTCAACTCCATCCGTGTGGAGAGCGGCGCCTTCTGCTGCTTCGACCACCCCGACTTCAAGGGACAGCAGTACATCCTGGAGCACGGTGAATACCCCGAGTTCCAGCGTTGGAACAGCCACAACGACCACATGGGCTCCTGCAAGCCCATCAAGATG CACGGTGAGCACTACAGAATGGAGCTGTTCGAGGCCTGTAACTTCTCCGGCCAGTGTGTGGAGATCTGTGACGACTGCCCCTTCCTGCAGAGCCGTGGCCTCAGCAAGAACTGCATCAACTCCATCAAGGTCTATGGAGATGGAGC CTGGGTGATGTATGAGGAGCCTAACTTCCGCGGCCGTATGTACATCGTGGAGAGAGGAGACTACTGCAGTCACAATGAGTGGCAGGCCCAGAACCCCAACATCCAGTCCATCCGTAGGGTGGTCAACTACTTCTAA